From Pseudoalteromonas viridis, the proteins below share one genomic window:
- a CDS encoding YhdP family protein yields the protein MWQVFAVTLVLLAVLVSLVKYSLPYANEYKQDIEALVFQQLGVELNIGSISASWQGNGPALVLRNVSFEDNIRSPISLHIAQTSLQLNLVESVRQWRLVSNYFVLDGFNATVDIQAMAQSMEGGSGEFEQQALIEELFLGDTGHFAVQNSQITLQMSDDKAHTLLVPDLIWQNSADVHHGEGQISFPGLAKGQLKARFRFHGQQLSTMAGDIFIDAQQVEVMSWLQAYLDPQYQDVSASVNAQLWARLEQGKLHDVLLDWRPSSIHWLQGQTSKQLAVQSGTLHLQSAHSGWSLSSSEWQLAHNGQPLAPLSIEGQFTDTERTVWMQGLDLAYVAQVLSLSHFDWAKQVKALSPGGQVTAARLSMDSDMPMSLWLALRDVGWRQLDGIPGFSGLNAELTLTPERGVVSLSAQEQAFEVEEQFIAPISVNELNGDIHFYQDEAQQWHVLSDNLWLSNADLSVALEMHLRLFEEPELDLYADVFGGNASVAGRYFPLQLMNENLVNYLNNGIQGGRLRHTQVLLSGPLAQFPYRAQSGRFEVLARIDQAQFAFAPDWAALQNGDVTLHFADERMDITANGGELLNQTLNHGVVVSLADLEQSDLLTVNIAHTTEASTLAPFFSATPIADPLADILQVAQVQGDVTGNVDLLIDLTSLDVNVMGAVEFNNNALYLAQPGMALDKLSGTLKFIDDNIELDNTRALWRGMPLLFSLSGQGDSERYQLEIDTRLSAASDKLMPLTQGLMDGFIEGKALLAGRLTLDFTAQGFSYDANFTSDLLGARVDLPAPIGKLADERLPLTAQVRGDDISNLISVTLGEQLYFDGILDNNSGLIDRAQLIFAEQNRALSQPGFNVAIIQPQLSLEPWLAFIDRIIEQLEQPSEQPGILPAFGELSAQVAQFNALDIGFNDFELSLRPDADGLLARLNGKELRAQVQFPDSKAGQPIQIQADYLRLNVIEPAGGDAMAEDMATDTTAAEPEASEQWLTAVPAIEFNCDDCRIAQYQLDRVNLALQGTGEALQVSRLRVDKGDHVLQGNGGWQNGRSQFNGTLESSDFGQLMEEFDITSSVQDSNADIEFALSWAKAPYDFDVASLDGSVKWQLGEGHLAEISDQGARVFSLLSLDSLVRKLKLDFRDVFAKGFFYNQIDGTFELNKGVVYTRDTQLDGVPADLSITGYADLNNKAIDYELSVAPQVTSSLPVIVGWMVNPVTGLAALALDKVIHSARVISEIKFKVTGTMDEPVVTELDRKSREVELPKPPQAQPTEPGLPAESQGNEQAQPQSGAALPDSENQGQDTAAPQADKQPESEQAEGPLDPASESKLEEKP from the coding sequence ATGTGGCAGGTTTTTGCTGTCACATTGGTGCTGCTTGCCGTGCTGGTGTCGCTGGTCAAATATAGCCTGCCCTACGCCAATGAGTATAAACAAGACATAGAAGCGCTGGTTTTTCAGCAGCTCGGGGTTGAGTTAAATATTGGCAGTATCAGTGCCAGCTGGCAGGGCAATGGCCCCGCACTGGTGTTACGTAATGTCAGTTTTGAAGACAACATACGCTCACCCATCTCTTTGCATATTGCACAAACCAGCCTGCAACTGAACTTGGTCGAATCTGTCCGACAATGGCGGCTGGTTTCTAACTATTTTGTTTTGGATGGATTCAATGCCACTGTAGATATCCAGGCTATGGCGCAAAGCATGGAAGGGGGCAGCGGCGAATTTGAGCAGCAAGCGCTCATCGAAGAGTTGTTCCTGGGTGATACCGGGCATTTTGCGGTGCAAAACAGCCAGATCACTTTACAGATGTCAGACGATAAAGCGCACACCTTGCTGGTGCCAGATCTGATCTGGCAAAACAGCGCAGATGTGCACCATGGAGAGGGGCAAATTTCTTTTCCCGGGTTGGCGAAAGGCCAATTGAAGGCACGCTTTCGTTTTCATGGTCAGCAGCTCAGTACCATGGCTGGCGATATCTTCATAGATGCACAGCAGGTTGAGGTGATGAGCTGGCTACAGGCGTATCTTGACCCCCAATACCAGGATGTCAGTGCCAGTGTGAATGCGCAACTTTGGGCCCGGCTGGAACAAGGTAAACTGCACGACGTGCTGCTCGACTGGCGACCCAGCAGTATTCACTGGCTGCAGGGACAAACCAGCAAACAGCTGGCTGTGCAAAGTGGCACTTTACATTTGCAGAGCGCACACAGTGGCTGGTCACTGAGTAGCTCTGAGTGGCAGTTAGCACACAATGGACAACCGCTTGCGCCACTGAGTATTGAGGGGCAATTTACTGATACTGAGCGCACTGTGTGGATGCAAGGCCTGGATCTTGCCTATGTGGCTCAAGTTCTCTCGCTCAGCCATTTCGACTGGGCAAAACAAGTGAAGGCTTTATCTCCTGGTGGTCAGGTCACGGCGGCCAGACTGTCTATGGACAGCGATATGCCGATGTCTCTTTGGCTCGCCTTACGAGATGTTGGTTGGCGCCAGCTTGATGGTATTCCGGGGTTTTCCGGACTCAATGCTGAGCTCACGCTGACACCAGAGCGGGGAGTAGTGAGTCTCAGTGCGCAAGAGCAGGCATTTGAAGTCGAAGAGCAATTTATTGCCCCCATCAGCGTCAACGAACTCAATGGCGACATTCATTTTTATCAGGATGAAGCACAGCAGTGGCACGTGCTCTCTGACAATCTGTGGCTCAGCAATGCAGATTTAAGCGTTGCGCTGGAAATGCACTTACGCTTGTTCGAAGAGCCGGAACTGGATTTATATGCCGATGTATTTGGTGGCAATGCCAGTGTCGCAGGGCGTTACTTCCCGCTGCAACTGATGAATGAAAACCTGGTCAATTACCTCAATAACGGGATCCAGGGCGGACGACTGCGCCATACTCAGGTGCTGTTGTCCGGACCGCTGGCACAATTCCCTTACCGGGCACAGTCGGGTCGCTTTGAAGTCCTGGCCCGGATAGATCAGGCTCAGTTTGCTTTTGCGCCGGACTGGGCAGCTTTACAAAATGGCGATGTGACATTGCACTTTGCCGATGAGCGCATGGATATCACAGCCAATGGTGGCGAGCTCCTTAATCAGACCTTAAACCACGGTGTTGTTGTCAGTCTTGCGGATCTTGAACAAAGCGACCTGTTGACCGTCAACATAGCACATACCACCGAAGCCAGTACTTTGGCGCCTTTCTTTAGTGCCACCCCGATTGCCGATCCCTTGGCGGACATTCTGCAGGTGGCACAAGTACAGGGGGATGTCACAGGTAATGTGGACTTGCTAATCGACTTAACTTCGCTGGATGTCAACGTGATGGGCGCGGTTGAGTTCAATAACAATGCTCTGTATCTGGCGCAGCCGGGGATGGCACTCGATAAGCTCAGTGGCACGCTAAAATTTATCGATGATAATATTGAGCTGGATAATACCCGGGCGTTGTGGCGCGGCATGCCCTTACTGTTTAGTTTGTCTGGACAGGGAGACAGTGAGCGTTATCAGCTTGAGATTGATACACGCCTCAGTGCAGCCAGTGACAAACTCATGCCACTGACCCAGGGCTTGATGGATGGCTTCATCGAGGGTAAAGCCCTGCTGGCCGGGCGTTTAACGCTCGACTTTACGGCGCAAGGGTTCAGTTATGATGCGAACTTTACATCGGACTTGCTTGGCGCCCGTGTTGACCTGCCAGCGCCAATTGGCAAGCTGGCAGATGAGCGTTTGCCATTAACGGCCCAGGTACGTGGTGACGATATTTCCAACTTGATCAGTGTCACGCTCGGTGAGCAGCTCTATTTTGACGGTATTCTCGATAACAACAGCGGGCTGATTGACCGTGCTCAGCTTATTTTTGCTGAGCAAAATCGGGCATTAAGCCAGCCAGGATTTAACGTAGCCATCATTCAGCCGCAACTCTCCCTTGAGCCCTGGCTGGCGTTTATTGACCGCATTATCGAACAGCTTGAGCAACCGTCAGAGCAGCCCGGTATCTTACCTGCTTTTGGTGAATTGAGTGCTCAGGTCGCCCAATTCAATGCGCTTGATATAGGCTTCAATGATTTTGAACTGAGCCTGCGCCCAGATGCTGACGGGCTGTTAGCGCGCTTGAATGGCAAAGAGTTAAGAGCCCAGGTACAGTTTCCGGATAGCAAAGCGGGGCAACCTATCCAGATCCAGGCTGATTACCTGAGGCTTAATGTGATTGAGCCGGCTGGCGGAGATGCCATGGCCGAAGACATGGCAACTGATACAACGGCAGCCGAGCCAGAAGCCTCTGAGCAATGGCTGACAGCTGTTCCGGCCATTGAATTTAATTGTGATGATTGCCGGATTGCCCAGTACCAGCTTGACCGGGTTAACCTGGCTTTACAGGGCACTGGTGAAGCCCTGCAAGTCTCTCGGCTGCGAGTGGATAAAGGCGATCATGTGCTGCAGGGGAATGGGGGCTGGCAAAATGGTCGCTCGCAGTTTAACGGCACGCTTGAGAGTAGCGACTTTGGCCAGCTGATGGAAGAATTTGATATTACCTCCAGCGTTCAGGATTCCAATGCGGATATTGAGTTTGCGCTGAGCTGGGCCAAGGCGCCTTACGACTTTGATGTTGCCAGCCTGGATGGCTCGGTGAAATGGCAGCTGGGTGAAGGACACCTGGCGGAGATCAGCGATCAGGGGGCCCGGGTCTTTTCCCTGCTGAGTCTCGATTCCCTGGTACGTAAACTCAAGCTGGATTTTCGTGATGTGTTTGCCAAAGGTTTTTTCTATAACCAAATCGATGGCACCTTTGAGCTCAACAAAGGGGTTGTGTATACCCGGGATACGCAGTTGGATGGCGTACCCGCCGACTTATCGATTACAGGGTATGCTGACCTTAATAATAAGGCCATTGATTACGAACTGTCGGTGGCGCCACAGGTCACGTCGAGTTTGCCCGTGATAGTCGGCTGGATGGTGAACCCGGTGACCGGGTTGGCTGCTTTGGCGCTGGATAAAGTGATCCACTCCGCGCGCGTCATTTCAGAAATTAAATTCAAAGTGACCGGCACCATGGATGAGCCGGTAGTGACCGAGTTGGATCGTAAGAGCCGTGAAGTGGAGTTGCCTAAACCACCGCAAGCACAGCCGACTGAGCCTGGGCTGCCAGCAGAGTCACAGGGCAATGAACAAGCGCAACCGCAATCGGGCGCAGCATTGCCAGATTCAGAGAATCAAGGGCAAGATACAGCGGCACCTCAAGCCGACAAGCAGCCTGAGTCTGAACAAGCTGAGGGGCCACTTGACCCGGCTTCGGAGTCAAAATTAGAGGAAAAGCCATGA
- the mreD gene encoding rod shape-determining protein MreD yields MNRSYALVALSLFIALIMALMPLPFSIEPFRPDWVLLVLMYWSIALPHRVNIGWAWCTGLIMDLATGSPLGVNSLTYSICLYITTSNFQKIRNFSIWQQAVLIGLFLALYHLLQFWLNHFLLDIYFNPRYLWPALIGMFCWPWVFLLLRKYRRHFRIR; encoded by the coding sequence ATGAACCGAAGTTACGCGCTGGTCGCCCTGAGTTTGTTTATTGCGCTAATTATGGCACTGATGCCGTTGCCTTTTTCGATTGAACCATTTCGCCCTGACTGGGTCCTACTGGTATTGATGTACTGGTCTATCGCCTTGCCACATCGTGTCAATATTGGCTGGGCATGGTGTACCGGGCTGATCATGGATCTGGCGACGGGCTCTCCGCTGGGCGTGAATTCACTGACCTATTCCATCTGTCTGTACATTACAACGAGTAATTTTCAGAAGATTCGAAACTTTTCAATCTGGCAGCAGGCGGTTTTGATTGGCTTGTTTTTAGCTTTATATCACCTGCTACAGTTTTGGCTGAATCACTTCCTGCTAGACATTTATTTTAACCCCAGATATTTATGGCCAGCCCTGATCGGTATGTTTTGCTGGCCCTGGGTTTTCTTGCTTTTACGTAAGTATCGCAGGCATTTTAGGATCCGTTAA
- the rng gene encoding ribonuclease G, giving the protein MSSELLINVTPSESRVALIENGVLQEVQVERVGNLGIVGNIYLGKISRVLPGMQAAFVDIGLEKAAFLHASDIVNSASIEEGVDDQPVKKVQDIRELVKQGQFIMVQVVKDPIGTKGARLTTDITIPSRYLVFMPDATHVGVSQRIETEEERSRLKKIVAQYNDENGGFIVRTAAEGAAEAELQHDAEFLKKLWQKIIKRRQKTSKASILHEDLTLAFRTLRDYVGEDMERIRVDSKLTHQQLKDFTEEFVPQLSQTLEYYPGERPIFDLFDVEIEIQKALHRKVELKSGGYLIFDQTEAMTTVDVNTGAFVGHRNLEETIFNTNVEATSAIARQLRLRNLGGIIIIDFIDMISDEHKRRVLHSLETALAKDRAKANINGLSALGLVEMTRKRTRESLEHILCDVCPACSGRGSLKTVETVCYEILREIVRVNRAYDADKFMVYASPAVSEALVNDEYHNLAELELFIGKQVSIQTESLYSQEQFDVVMM; this is encoded by the coding sequence ATGAGTAGTGAGTTATTGATCAATGTGACCCCCAGCGAAAGCCGGGTTGCACTCATTGAAAACGGTGTTCTGCAAGAAGTACAGGTAGAGCGGGTAGGCAATTTGGGGATTGTTGGCAATATCTATCTAGGTAAAATCAGCCGGGTGCTGCCGGGCATGCAGGCTGCCTTTGTTGATATCGGCCTGGAAAAAGCCGCATTTTTGCACGCCTCAGACATAGTCAACAGCGCTTCTATTGAAGAAGGGGTTGATGATCAGCCTGTCAAGAAGGTGCAGGATATTCGGGAGCTGGTAAAGCAGGGCCAGTTTATTATGGTGCAGGTGGTGAAAGATCCGATCGGCACCAAAGGGGCCCGCCTAACCACAGACATCACCATTCCGTCACGTTATCTGGTGTTTATGCCGGATGCCACCCATGTAGGCGTCAGTCAGCGCATCGAAACCGAAGAAGAGCGCAGCCGCTTGAAGAAAATCGTTGCTCAGTACAACGATGAAAATGGCGGTTTTATTGTCCGTACTGCGGCAGAAGGGGCGGCAGAGGCAGAGCTGCAGCACGATGCTGAGTTTTTGAAAAAACTGTGGCAAAAAATCATTAAGCGCCGCCAGAAAACCAGCAAAGCCAGTATCCTGCATGAGGATTTAACCCTGGCATTTCGCACCCTCAGAGACTATGTCGGTGAGGATATGGAGCGGATCCGGGTTGACTCCAAACTGACTCATCAGCAACTGAAAGATTTTACCGAAGAGTTTGTGCCCCAGCTGTCACAAACGCTGGAGTATTATCCAGGCGAGCGGCCTATTTTCGACCTGTTTGACGTCGAAATCGAAATTCAAAAAGCGCTGCATCGTAAGGTGGAGCTGAAATCCGGTGGCTACCTGATCTTTGATCAGACCGAAGCCATGACCACAGTGGATGTTAACACCGGCGCTTTTGTTGGCCACCGCAACCTGGAAGAAACGATTTTCAATACCAATGTGGAAGCCACATCGGCCATTGCCAGGCAGCTCAGGTTACGTAATCTCGGCGGGATCATCATCATCGACTTTATCGATATGATCTCGGATGAGCACAAACGACGGGTGTTACATTCACTCGAAACGGCACTGGCGAAAGACCGCGCCAAGGCTAATATCAATGGTTTGTCGGCGCTTGGCCTGGTTGAAATGACCCGCAAGCGGACCCGTGAGAGCCTCGAGCATATTTTGTGTGATGTTTGCCCAGCCTGCTCTGGCCGTGGCTCACTCAAAACGGTTGAAACCGTGTGCTACGAAATTTTACGCGAGATTGTGCGAGTTAATCGTGCCTATGACGCGGATAAATTCATGGTTTACGCGTCACCGGCGGTCAGCGAAGCATTGGTGAACGACGAGTACCATAATCTGGCAGAGTTAGAGCTGTTTATTGGTAAACAGGTCAGTATTCAGACTGAGAGCCTGTACAGCCAGGAGCAGTTTGATGTTGTCATGATGTAG
- a CDS encoding rod shape-determining protein: MFKKLRGLFSNDLSIDLGTANTLIYVKEEGIVLNEPSVVAIRQERAGGPKSVASVGTAAKQMLGRTPGNIKAIRPMKDGVIADFYVTEKMLQHFIKQVHNNNFMRPSPRVLICVPCGATQVEKRAIRESAMGAGAREVYLIEEPMAAAIGAGLPVSEATGSMVVDIGGGTTEVAIISLNGVVYSSSVRIGGDKFDEAIINYVRRNFGSLIGEATAEHIKHEIGSAFKSETPIEIEVRGRNLAEGVPRSFTLNSHEILEALQEPLMGIVSAVMVALEQSPPELASDISAHGMVLTGGGALLKDLDRLLMEETGIPVVVAEDPLTCVARGGGKALEMIDMHGGDVFSYD; encoded by the coding sequence ATGTTTAAAAAACTACGTGGACTATTTTCAAACGACCTGTCGATCGACTTAGGTACGGCCAATACCCTGATTTACGTGAAAGAAGAAGGGATCGTGTTGAACGAGCCTTCTGTTGTGGCGATCCGTCAGGAGCGCGCGGGTGGACCAAAGAGCGTTGCTTCTGTGGGGACGGCTGCGAAGCAAATGCTGGGCCGGACACCTGGTAATATTAAGGCCATCAGGCCGATGAAAGACGGCGTAATCGCCGACTTCTATGTGACCGAAAAAATGTTGCAGCACTTTATCAAGCAGGTGCACAACAATAACTTTATGCGTCCGAGCCCTCGTGTTCTGATCTGCGTGCCGTGCGGTGCAACCCAAGTTGAAAAACGCGCCATCCGTGAGTCTGCGATGGGGGCAGGTGCCCGAGAAGTGTATCTGATTGAAGAGCCGATGGCGGCTGCAATTGGTGCTGGTTTACCTGTGTCTGAAGCAACCGGCTCTATGGTGGTGGATATCGGTGGCGGTACCACAGAAGTGGCTATCATCTCACTAAACGGTGTGGTGTATTCGTCTTCTGTGCGGATCGGTGGTGATAAATTTGACGAAGCCATCATCAACTATGTACGCCGTAATTTCGGCAGTCTGATTGGTGAAGCGACGGCTGAGCACATTAAACACGAAATTGGCTCTGCGTTTAAGAGCGAAACGCCCATCGAGATTGAGGTCCGTGGTCGTAACCTGGCTGAAGGGGTACCGCGCTCCTTTACACTGAACTCCCATGAAATCCTCGAAGCCTTGCAAGAACCATTGATGGGCATTGTGAGTGCGGTGATGGTTGCACTGGAACAGTCTCCGCCTGAACTGGCATCCGATATCTCAGCGCATGGCATGGTACTGACGGGCGGTGGTGCACTGCTTAAAGACCTTGACCGCCTGCTAATGGAAGAAACCGGGATCCCTGTGGTGGTGGCGGAAGATCCATTGACCTGTGTGGCCCGTGGCGGTGGTAAAGCGCTGGAAATGATAGATATGCACGGTGGTGACGTATTTAGCTACGACTGA
- the mreC gene encoding rod shape-determining protein MreC — MNLLFGRTISLQLRLTVAVVLSVLLILGDRYTSGGTLVRTSLNTLVSPLLYVANVPYEVFSLGAKSLDTRDRLFQENEALRKKQLLQSEQLQQYQFLLRENQQLRALLGASSRQQRARLIAEVLSVRSSRYSHQVVVNRGAIDGVLEGQPVIDEMGIVGQLTQVGSTTSRVLLMTDTTHATPVRILRNDVRTVVEGTGKINLVQLQHVPHSLDIRLGDILVTSGLGGTFPEGYPVAVVTEIDRDEGLPFSKVYAEPVAQLDRIRLLVILGKMAKEEPEA, encoded by the coding sequence ATGAACCTGCTATTCGGACGTACTATTTCCCTGCAACTGCGACTTACGGTCGCAGTTGTGCTTAGCGTACTGCTGATCCTGGGCGATCGCTACACCTCTGGCGGTACCCTGGTACGAACCAGTCTCAATACTCTGGTGAGTCCACTGTTGTATGTGGCTAATGTGCCCTATGAAGTGTTTTCGCTGGGGGCAAAAAGCCTGGATACGCGCGACAGATTGTTTCAGGAAAACGAAGCATTACGTAAAAAACAACTGCTGCAAAGTGAACAGCTGCAGCAGTACCAATTCCTGCTGCGTGAAAACCAACAACTGCGCGCTTTACTGGGCGCTTCTTCCAGGCAACAACGTGCACGTTTGATCGCCGAAGTCTTGTCGGTGCGCTCCAGTCGCTATAGTCATCAGGTGGTGGTGAACCGCGGTGCCATCGATGGGGTGCTGGAAGGACAACCGGTGATTGATGAAATGGGCATTGTCGGGCAACTGACTCAGGTCGGCAGTACCACGTCCCGGGTACTCTTGATGACCGATACCACACATGCCACACCAGTGCGTATTCTGCGCAATGATGTACGTACTGTGGTCGAAGGCACAGGTAAAATTAATCTGGTTCAGCTACAGCATGTACCCCACAGCCTGGATATTCGCCTCGGTGATATCCTGGTGACTTCTGGTCTGGGCGGCACCTTTCCCGAGGGCTACCCGGTTGCAGTGGTGACAGAAATAGATCGTGATGAAGGGCTGCCTTTCTCTAAAGTATATGCCGAACCTGTGGCCCAGTTGGATCGTATTCGTTTGCTGGTGATCTTGGGGAAAATGGCCAAAGAGGAGCCTGAGGCATGA
- a CDS encoding SUMF1/EgtB/PvdO family nonheme iron enzyme encodes MQIAPLSLFVSATLLSLSVSAQDTATVTAIESERTEKQAELDNYTQVLDKHLSEETRLQAQLDLLRQRSAELDKEKNQALDAMNDIYRRLIDDPSLDISAAQSRYQQAVAEHKQNKEDIVMQLAAIASHRKDIEQIRVTKHTLVNTIASLNDQLSTARIERLRNEFSREGTLEVDHTINCKRTETLAACEQRGQQLGLQKATKHFIDQIFANLTEQRVVEPKRHLAGAQVQVVSSHVVGSAFSGQGNYSVNLSVTMRGDVNNSRLCSLLNLDNRYCSEYGSPLAVGYQASYPTTFSDEQLTFSNELSKSAPVVSVARMPAAPDIKTEVAPQPPKNREVELTLRSNVYDDEVFINGVSYGSTKLVVNLPTGMHDIEVRKLGYEPYKASLNLRRARTLNARLVKKPESIAAPTPKSEQTQPTQQANVAQPVKVVTPDRVVNETVIIPAGSFKMGDLTGNGLANERPVVEKVLSHSYVMQSKEVTVAEFRRFIDSSQYVTEAEKGKGCAHYKNGEPVWEIDYNWRSPGYEQADDFPVVCVSYEDAKAYANWLSGDQGMQYRLPNEVEWEYAARGDTTSEYPWGNEIGRNQANCGWCGSEWSNKSPAPVGQFAANAYGLYDTVGNVWEWTQKRASQDDVTVRGGAWNFAPSLARVSTRLALAPDFRANYIGFRLVRER; translated from the coding sequence ATGCAAATTGCTCCTTTATCTCTTTTTGTCTCTGCGACCCTTTTATCTTTAAGTGTGTCGGCGCAAGATACTGCAACTGTGACTGCCATTGAATCTGAGCGCACTGAAAAGCAAGCTGAATTAGATAACTATACTCAGGTACTCGATAAACATCTGAGTGAAGAAACGCGCTTACAGGCGCAGCTAGATCTGCTGAGACAGCGTTCTGCGGAGCTGGATAAAGAAAAAAACCAGGCGCTTGATGCAATGAACGATATCTATCGGCGCTTGATTGATGATCCCTCTTTGGATATCTCAGCGGCACAAAGCAGATATCAGCAGGCGGTTGCAGAGCATAAACAGAACAAAGAAGACATAGTGATGCAGTTGGCGGCGATTGCATCACACCGCAAAGACATTGAGCAGATCCGCGTCACCAAGCATACCTTAGTCAACACCATCGCCAGTTTGAATGATCAACTTAGCACCGCTCGGATTGAGCGTTTACGCAACGAGTTTAGCCGTGAAGGCACGCTTGAGGTGGATCACACCATTAACTGTAAGCGCACCGAAACCCTGGCAGCGTGCGAGCAGCGTGGTCAGCAATTGGGTTTGCAAAAGGCCACCAAACACTTTATTGACCAAATTTTTGCTAACCTGACAGAGCAACGTGTGGTGGAGCCAAAGCGCCATCTTGCCGGAGCTCAGGTGCAGGTGGTTAGCAGCCATGTTGTGGGTAGCGCATTTAGCGGGCAGGGGAACTATAGCGTCAACCTGAGCGTGACGATGCGTGGCGATGTTAATAACAGCCGCCTGTGTAGCTTACTTAACCTGGATAATCGTTACTGCAGTGAGTACGGCTCACCACTGGCGGTGGGTTATCAGGCCAGTTACCCAACCACATTCAGTGATGAGCAGCTGACATTTTCAAATGAATTGTCAAAAAGTGCCCCTGTGGTCAGCGTGGCAAGAATGCCTGCGGCTCCGGATATCAAGACAGAGGTAGCGCCTCAGCCGCCAAAAAATCGCGAAGTCGAACTGACTCTGCGCTCTAACGTGTATGATGACGAAGTGTTTATTAACGGTGTCAGTTATGGCTCGACCAAGTTGGTGGTAAACCTGCCAACAGGTATGCACGACATCGAAGTTCGTAAACTGGGATATGAGCCGTACAAGGCCAGCCTTAATTTGCGACGAGCCCGGACTTTAAATGCCCGGCTGGTAAAAAAGCCTGAGTCGATTGCTGCACCGACACCAAAAAGTGAGCAAACTCAGCCAACTCAGCAAGCTAACGTAGCGCAGCCTGTTAAAGTGGTTACTCCTGATCGAGTGGTCAATGAAACGGTGATCATTCCTGCTGGCAGCTTTAAGATGGGCGATCTGACGGGCAATGGCCTGGCCAACGAGCGGCCTGTGGTAGAGAAAGTGCTCAGCCACTCTTATGTGATGCAAAGCAAAGAAGTAACGGTTGCAGAGTTCCGTCGTTTTATCGATAGCTCTCAATATGTTACTGAAGCTGAGAAAGGCAAGGGCTGTGCCCATTATAAAAATGGCGAGCCGGTCTGGGAGATAGATTATAACTGGCGTTCACCGGGTTATGAGCAGGCTGATGATTTTCCTGTGGTGTGCGTCTCGTATGAAGATGCCAAAGCCTATGCGAACTGGCTGTCTGGCGATCAGGGGATGCAATATCGTTTGCCCAATGAAGTTGAGTGGGAGTATGCCGCCCGCGGTGATACTACCTCGGAATATCCCTGGGGCAATGAAATCGGCCGTAACCAGGCGAACTGTGGCTGGTGTGGCAGTGAATGGTCAAATAAGAGCCCTGCGCCGGTGGGGCAGTTTGCGGCCAACGCTTACGGATTATACGACACCGTTGGCAACGTCTGGGAGTGGACACAAAAACGCGCCTCACAGGACGACGTAACGGTACGTGGTGGCGCCTGGAACTTTGCGCCAAGTCTTGCGCGGGTATCAACGCGTTTGGCCCTGGCACCGGATTTTCGGGCCAATTACATCGGATTTAGATTAGTAAGAGAACGTTAA
- a CDS encoding Maf family protein, which yields MTATLYLASASPRRRELLTQLGYAFTQFSVDADESQLPDEAPLAYVERLARLKATSGVAMGYQDAPVLGSDTIVVLGQQALGKPKDKNDFIAMMQALSGTTHQVMTAIAVADSQRVLSQTVITDVTFKPLSEREIEQYWHSGEPQDKAGGYGIQGLGGRFVTQLSGSYFAVVGLPLYETDELIKAFMAGVDE from the coding sequence ATGACAGCAACACTTTATCTGGCATCGGCATCACCACGCAGGCGTGAGCTGTTGACCCAGCTCGGTTACGCGTTTACGCAATTTTCAGTGGATGCCGACGAAAGCCAATTACCAGACGAAGCGCCACTGGCTTATGTTGAGCGTCTGGCACGGTTAAAAGCCACCAGTGGGGTGGCGATGGGCTATCAGGACGCACCAGTACTGGGCAGCGACACTATCGTGGTGCTTGGCCAGCAAGCGCTGGGTAAGCCCAAGGACAAAAACGACTTTATCGCCATGATGCAAGCTTTGTCAGGCACAACCCATCAGGTGATGACAGCGATTGCCGTTGCTGATAGCCAACGGGTACTGAGCCAGACAGTGATAACAGATGTTACATTTAAACCCTTGAGTGAGCGGGAGATTGAGCAATACTGGCACAGTGGCGAGCCGCAGGATAAGGCGGGCGGATATGGCATTCAGGGGCTGGGTGGACGGTTTGTTACTCAGTTATCTGGTAGCTATTTTGCCGTAGTCGGCTTACCTTTATACGAGACGGATGAACTGATTAAAGCATTTATGGCGGGTGTAGATGAGTAG